One Watersipora subatra chromosome 4, tzWatSuba1.1, whole genome shotgun sequence genomic window carries:
- the LOC137394027 gene encoding piggyBac transposable element-derived protein 3-like: protein MEAALCDGSSSKRFLTSVDAEECHSIDEQMVPFTGQGGLKQYIKSKPKKWGYKIWVRSDRLAGKNYKIYFDNLFTTLELLTELKKKKIYAVGTLRKNRLCGADEVLICDKGMRTRGSATYATNKDNITIVKWNDNNLVYTASTFVGMQPTSVVQRWDKKAKKHVDVIRPRAIEVYNKHMGGVDLTDFLISCYRHSLKHKRWYLRLFFCLVNVTIVDGWLIHRWEHGDSVDLLEFRSSVAQALITQGWTKSNQRKGRPSSSYVHPLSLTNIRTRVPDEIRYNLDAGHWPEKSAMKFASRCVVPTCPSKTRYLCTMCKKALCPECFGAYHTK from the exons ATGGAAGCTGCGCTCTGTGATGGAAGCTCTTCGAAAAGGTTTCTAACAAGTGTAGATGCTGAAGAATGTCATAGTATTGATGAGCAGATGGTTCCTTTCACTGGCCAGGGTGGTCTAAAGCAATATATCAAGAGTAAGCCGAAGAAATGGGGTTACAAAATATGGGTGAGATCAG ACCGTTTGGCTGGCAAGAACTACAAGATTTACTTTGACAACTTGTTTACAACGTTGGAACTGTTGACCGAGCTAAAGAAGAAGAAGATATATGCTGTTGGCACTCTCCGCAAAAACCGGCTATGCGGCGCAGATGAGGTTTTGATTTGTGATAAAGGTATGAGAACAAGAGGAAGTGCTACCTATGCTACCAACAAAGACAACATCACCATTGTGAAGTGGAATGATAACAATCTTGTCTACACTGCAAGCACATTTGTTGGCATGCAACCAACCAGCGTAGTACAACGATGGGACAAAAAAGCAAAGAAGCATGTGGATGTTATCAGGCCTCGTGCTATTGAAGTCTATAACAAACATATGGGAGGAGTAGATTTAACAGATTTTCTGATTTCATGCTACAGGCACAGCCTGAAGCACAAGCGTTGGTATTTACGTCTGTTTTTTTGCCTTGTGAATGTCACAATTGTGGATGGATGGCTGATCCATCGCTGGGAACATGGAGACAGCGTTGACTTGCTTGAGTTCCGCAGCTCTGTGGCACAAGCGCTAATCACACAAGGCTGGACAAAGTCAAATCAAAGAAAAGGAAGGCCGTCAAGCTCATATGTACACCCTCTTAGTCTAACAAACATCAGAACGAGGGTACCAGATGAGATCAG ATACAACCTTGATGCTGGACACTGGCCAGAAAAGTCAGCTATGAAATTTGCAAGCCGATGTGTTGTTCCAACCTGCCCCAGCAAAACCAGATACTTGTGCACAATGTGCAAAAAAGCTCTCTGCCCAGAATGCTTTGGAGCATATCATACCAAGTGA